One Thermodesulfobacteriota bacterium DNA window includes the following coding sequences:
- a CDS encoding PilT/PilU family type 4a pilus ATPase: protein MRKPEIDRILDTMLQTHGNVSDLNFTPDKPLQVESSGQLVPVPMNPPIDKLTPFQTEIFALNLINQDRRLLHTLLKEGSCDSSYYLAGKARFRVNIFSQRASYSIVMRKLETKIPTIQGLGVPEIFSKIAQEKNGLILVTGATGSGKTTSLAAMLNNMNESKSIHIITLEDPVEFVHPHKQATFNQRELGGDFDSFASGLRAALRQAPKVILVGEMRDRETVEIGLSAAETGHLVMSTLHTVDAGQTINRIIGMFEQEEEKQTRIRLADTIRWIVCQRLLPKVGGGRVAVFEIMGTNLRVKESILNGESEGKTFYDIISDGDAYGMQTFDADIIKKYEAGLITEETAMAYASKKAIVGRGMDMIKSAKGEKTTDIEGLDIDEDYGKEDPYRKKH, encoded by the coding sequence ATGAGAAAACCTGAGATTGACCGTATACTGGACACCATGTTACAAACCCATGGCAATGTCTCTGATTTAAATTTTACTCCAGACAAACCCCTTCAGGTGGAATCATCCGGACAACTGGTTCCTGTTCCAATGAATCCACCCATAGATAAACTGACTCCCTTTCAAACAGAGATATTCGCCCTAAATCTCATTAACCAGGACCGACGTCTTCTCCATACCCTATTAAAAGAGGGGTCCTGTGACTCGTCCTATTATTTAGCAGGAAAAGCCAGATTCCGGGTAAATATATTTTCCCAGAGAGCCTCCTACTCAATAGTAATGAGAAAACTGGAGACTAAAATCCCTACTATACAAGGGCTGGGTGTTCCAGAAATCTTTTCCAAGATAGCCCAGGAGAAAAACGGTCTCATCCTCGTGACAGGTGCAACAGGCAGCGGAAAGACTACCTCTCTGGCTGCTATGCTTAACAACATGAATGAATCGAAATCTATCCACATAATTACCCTGGAGGACCCCGTGGAATTTGTACATCCCCACAAACAGGCTACCTTTAACCAGAGGGAGTTGGGCGGCGACTTTGATTCATTTGCCAGTGGCCTGAGGGCAGCCCTTCGTCAGGCGCCCAAAGTCATTCTGGTTGGTGAAATGAGGGACAGAGAAACGGTAGAAATAGGGTTAAGTGCAGCGGAAACAGGACATCTGGTTATGAGTACTCTTCATACGGTAGATGCCGGGCAGACAATCAACAGGATTATCGGTATGTTCGAACAGGAAGAGGAAAAACAGACCAGGATCCGTCTGGCAGATACTATAAGATGGATAGTATGCCAGAGGCTCTTACCCAAAGTTGGTGGCGGTAGAGTAGCCGTATTCGAGATTATGGGCACGAATCTCAGGGTCAAGGAGTCTATTTTGAATGGAGAGTCGGAAGGGAAAACCTTCTATGATATAATTTCAGATGGTGATGCTTATGGTATGCAGACCTTTGACGCAGATATTATCAAAAAATACGAGGCAGGTCTGATCACGGAGGAAACAGCCATGGCATACGCTTCGAAAAAGGCAATAGTCGGGAGAGGAATGGACATGATAAAGAGTGCAAAAGGGGAGAAGACTACCGACATCGAAGGGTTAGATATAGATGAAGACTATGGCAAAGAAGACCCTTATAGGAAAAAACACTAA
- a CDS encoding response regulator: MEIFCETCKTKLKIPDEKLPKDKLVNIPCPKCNGNISVDTRALPEETSDETAVEFHEEGEKMALICDDNQSNQEILISALKELGYRASVGKDPKDVLEKMRFTHYDVIVLDEEFGGGTPSENPVLSHIQPMPIVTRRNTFFALIGKQYTTLNNMMAFSKSANLVINQKDLPQIKNILRKSISDNDKFYKVFKETLRALGKG; this comes from the coding sequence ATGGAGATTTTCTGTGAAACGTGCAAAACTAAGTTAAAGATTCCGGATGAAAAGTTACCTAAAGATAAGTTAGTAAACATCCCATGTCCTAAATGTAATGGCAATATCTCCGTTGACACCAGAGCACTACCAGAGGAGACTTCCGATGAAACGGCGGTTGAATTCCATGAAGAGGGTGAAAAAATGGCTTTAATCTGTGATGATAATCAATCTAACCAAGAAATACTGATATCTGCATTGAAAGAGCTGGGATACAGGGCGAGTGTGGGAAAAGATCCTAAAGATGTGCTGGAGAAGATGAGGTTTACCCATTATGATGTCATAGTTCTCGATGAAGAGTTCGGTGGAGGGACACCGTCTGAGAACCCTGTCTTAAGTCATATCCAGCCCATGCCTATAGTTACCAGAAGAAATACCTTTTTTGCACTAATTGGGAAACAATACACCACCCTTAATAATATGATGGCATTTTCAAAGAGTGCAAACCTGGTTATCAACCAGAAAGATTTGCCTCAAATAAAGAATATACTCAGAAAATCTATTTCCGATAACGATAAATTTTACAAGGTCTTTAAGGAAACACTGAGGGCTTTAGGAAAAGGATAG
- a CDS encoding aminopeptidase, whose translation MPEQDEKPEIKEIKEKLVLKRDIVWDRLDSKEKEDVFLFSEGYKKFLDSAKTERQAVKEIVKFAEEKGFKSVGKPPGKAKKIYSVFQNKTVAMSILGKKPIEKGIRIIASHIDSPRLDLKQNPLYEDVDLALLKTHYYGGIKKYQWVSRPLSLHGKIIKKDGSEMDLSLGEKETEPIFTIVDLAPHLAHKAQYEKKLEDAVIGEKLNILAGSIPFPDKDTKDRIKLQVLKYLNDNFGLIEEDFISAELELVPSEKARDIGWDRSLIGSYGQDDRSCAYTSMRAIGDINNPKETVLVLFLDKEEIGSEGNTGAKSRFLEAVVSDLLSSGGVKPDEGAIRKTLMNSRAISADVNGALDPDYQDVHEKRNAAKLGYGICITKFTGSRGKSGSSDASAEYVGWLRQAFNRNNIIWQTGELGKVDEGGGGTIAKYLASYGMDIVDCGVALLGMHSPFEVSSKADIYMTYKGYRVFLSENRG comes from the coding sequence ATGCCAGAGCAGGACGAAAAACCTGAGATTAAAGAGATAAAAGAAAAACTGGTGCTGAAGAGGGACATTGTCTGGGACAGACTGGATAGCAAAGAAAAAGAGGATGTATTTCTCTTCTCAGAAGGATATAAAAAATTTCTTGATAGTGCCAAGACAGAACGGCAGGCGGTTAAGGAGATCGTCAAATTTGCAGAAGAAAAGGGGTTTAAAAGTGTTGGAAAACCTCCAGGAAAGGCAAAAAAGATCTATAGTGTGTTCCAGAACAAAACCGTAGCAATGAGTATTCTGGGAAAAAAACCGATAGAAAAGGGCATAAGGATAATTGCTTCCCACATAGATTCGCCTCGCCTGGATTTAAAGCAAAATCCCCTGTATGAAGATGTTGATCTTGCCCTTCTTAAAACCCATTATTATGGGGGAATAAAAAAATATCAGTGGGTCTCACGCCCATTGTCCTTGCATGGTAAGATAATCAAAAAAGATGGGAGCGAGATGGATTTAAGCCTGGGAGAAAAAGAGACTGAACCGATATTTACCATAGTTGACCTAGCTCCCCACCTTGCCCATAAGGCTCAATACGAAAAGAAACTGGAAGATGCAGTTATTGGTGAAAAACTAAATATACTTGCTGGAAGCATACCCTTCCCTGATAAGGATACCAAGGACAGGATAAAGCTCCAGGTTCTTAAATACCTCAATGATAATTTTGGCTTAATCGAAGAGGATTTCATCAGCGCTGAACTGGAACTGGTACCATCTGAAAAGGCAAGGGACATAGGATGGGATAGGAGCCTTATAGGTTCTTACGGGCAGGATGACAGGTCATGCGCATATACCAGCATGCGGGCAATAGGAGACATAAATAACCCAAAAGAGACTGTTTTAGTCCTGTTCCTTGATAAGGAAGAGATAGGCAGCGAGGGAAATACAGGGGCGAAATCCAGATTTTTAGAGGCTGTAGTTTCCGACCTTTTATCCTCTGGAGGCGTAAAGCCGGATGAGGGGGCAATAAGAAAGACCCTGATGAATTCCAGGGCTATTTCAGCCGACGTTAATGGCGCACTTGATCCGGATTATCAGGATGTTCATGAAAAAAGGAACGCCGCAAAACTGGGGTATGGAATCTGTATTACAAAGTTTACTGGGTCCAGAGGAAAATCCGGTTCCAGTGATGCCAGCGCAGAATATGTAGGATGGCTCAGGCAGGCATTTAACCGTAACAATATTATCTGGCAGACCGGCGAACTGGGTAAGGTGGACGAGGGTGGCGGGGGAACTATAGCCAAATATCTTGCAAGCTACGGAATGGATATAGTGGACTGCGGAGTAGCTTTGCTAGGCATGCATTCGCCCTTTGAGGTATCCAGCAAAGCTGATATTTATATGACCTATAAGGGATACAGAGTATTCCTTAGTGAAAATAGGGGGTAA
- a CDS encoding DUF6485 family protein codes for MECHNTAANLERCNCTYEPCDNKGRCCECLAYHWKMKQLPACLFPPEVEKTYDRSLRRFINIYKDKI; via the coding sequence ATGGAATGTCATAATACAGCGGCTAATCTGGAGCGCTGTAATTGTACCTACGAGCCCTGCGATAACAAAGGGAGGTGTTGTGAGTGTTTAGCATACCACTGGAAGATGAAACAATTACCGGCTTGCCTTTTTCCTCCTGAAGTTGAAAAGACATACGATCGTTCTCTCAGGCGGTTTATTAATATCTATAAAGACAAGATATGA
- a CDS encoding DUF1778 domain-containing protein — MPLSLRIPPKKEEMITKAAIKAGKTKSAYILDAVDEKPHTILIITKKGG, encoded by the coding sequence ATGCCTTTAAGCTTAAGAATACCACCGAAAAAAGAAGAGATGATTACAAAAGCTGCCATAAAAGCGGGTAAGACAAAATCGGCATATATCCTAGATGCAGTGGATGAAAAACCCCACACTATTCTTATCATTACAAAAAAAGGGGGCTAA
- a CDS encoding PIN domain-containing protein, protein MKNPTLFLSLQKKGAKIPINDVWIAASCMEVGGTLLTRDRHFEVVEQIATVILG, encoded by the coding sequence ATGAAAAACCCCACACTATTCTTATCATTACAAAAAAAGGGGGCTAAAATACCGATCAATGATGTATGGATTGCGGCATCCTGCATGGAAGTAGGGGGAACGCTCCTTACAAGAGACAGACATTTCGAGGTTGTAGAACAAATAGCGACGGTTATCCTGGGATAG
- a CDS encoding HNH endonuclease signature motif containing protein: MTSKRNKDQDREETQKLILNPNRSEYSGGSNWLGHGKNDGECAVIDYRLLDGATMNELKNLRGAIYEHLSHLKREHGLPYEKVVDKYRFKRDILIGPQDALTDLEEHKSEYENATEKEAIIQARIGQGKFRENLLKRWQSCSVTGCQEVKVLRASHIKPWRDCTNEERLDIDNGLLLAPNIDALFDVGLISFDDKGSILFSPRLTAEDKKRLSVNHGLRLKKVYPGSIKYLAEHRKLHQYPP; this comes from the coding sequence ATGACAAGCAAAAGGAATAAGGATCAAGATAGGGAAGAGACCCAGAAGTTAATCCTTAATCCAAACCGTTCTGAATACTCTGGAGGTTCGAACTGGCTTGGGCATGGAAAAAACGATGGTGAATGCGCTGTTATTGATTATAGGTTGTTAGATGGTGCCACTATGAATGAATTGAAAAATCTACGTGGTGCAATATATGAGCATTTGTCCCATTTGAAAAGAGAACACGGATTGCCATATGAAAAAGTTGTTGATAAGTACCGATTCAAACGAGATATTCTAATAGGGCCGCAGGATGCTCTTACTGATCTGGAAGAACACAAATCAGAGTATGAGAATGCCACAGAAAAAGAAGCAATAATACAGGCAAGGATAGGACAGGGCAAGTTCAGGGAAAATCTACTAAAGCGGTGGCAGTCCTGTTCAGTCACAGGCTGCCAAGAAGTTAAGGTGCTTCGAGCATCGCATATTAAACCTTGGCGCGACTGCACCAATGAGGAAAGGTTAGATATAGATAACGGGCTTCTACTAGCACCCAATATAGACGCGCTTTTTGATGTTGGATTGATCAGCTTTGACGATAAAGGTTCTATTTTGTTTTCCCCGAGATTAACTGCCGAGGACAAGAAACGTCTCTCTGTTAACCATGGCTTGCGACTCAAGAAGGTATATCCTGGCAGTATCAAGTATCTGGCAGAGCATAGGAAACTGCATCAATATCCCCCTTAA
- a CDS encoding AAA family ATPase translates to MNESRRNAAPPWPTDNNWESIVKNHNKVVDASVYSTNAETRNGSESITLVMVCAVAGMPIPINYRLDTERAKKVADHPNWVKKRLAAYRTGVDSKVVRAIKDFADILNVDFQTVIDGLDKALELGRVAGNIDKPTEETRKINNFSNKYIPNFNDFKLAYRTIAKLGQEVSLDAVLDQIEISIKETTHILKENWRIITEENIKKIWSAESRSEKKMTDMQVDWAKRTVKMWGSMENLYDYYEAQGYFFSREILTRYFLSLKIKPFVILTGISGTGKTKIAQIFAEYLCQDETPEEREKRIAFVPVRPDWMDNKGLLGYYNLLAEEYHDTPVLRLLLEAKEHPDKPYFIILDEMNLAKVEQYFSDFLSIMESRTSDKPQGEAIHLHSIKEAKTQDGYPIPSKFHIPPNVYFTGTVNVDESTYMFSPKVLDRANVIEFNEVDLENYEKGIIASDRFALKEQDVRQRLLPVASETPFCSKTDYMGILKTAPETKDHLLKISGILHPDNLHFGYRVVNEISRYIRTASEMVQDFNLEEALDIQILQKILPKFHGTQAKLEEPLWKFLAICQGKGSVPDEFYLEKAAAYDEGASFPRSAKKLARMIQNLKVQGYTSFIE, encoded by the coding sequence ATGAATGAGAGCAGAAGGAATGCAGCACCCCCTTGGCCGACCGATAATAACTGGGAGAGTATCGTTAAAAATCATAACAAAGTGGTAGATGCCAGCGTATACTCCACCAATGCCGAGACTCGGAATGGGTCAGAGAGCATTACTTTGGTTATGGTCTGTGCAGTGGCTGGGATGCCCATCCCTATCAATTACCGACTGGACACCGAGAGAGCCAAAAAGGTAGCTGATCACCCAAACTGGGTTAAAAAGCGCTTGGCAGCATATCGCACGGGAGTTGACAGCAAGGTAGTAAGAGCCATTAAAGACTTTGCGGATATATTAAATGTAGATTTCCAAACCGTCATTGACGGCTTGGACAAAGCATTGGAGTTAGGAAGAGTTGCAGGTAATATTGATAAACCTACTGAAGAAACTCGAAAAATAAACAACTTTTCAAATAAATACATCCCAAATTTTAACGATTTTAAATTAGCATATAGAACTATTGCAAAACTTGGTCAAGAAGTTTCCCTTGATGCTGTTCTGGATCAAATCGAAATCAGCATCAAAGAAACTACTCACATTTTAAAAGAAAATTGGCGTATTATCACGGAAGAAAATATAAAAAAAATATGGTCTGCAGAATCGAGGAGTGAAAAAAAAATGACAGATATGCAAGTGGATTGGGCAAAACGAACCGTGAAAATGTGGGGTAGCATGGAAAATCTTTATGACTATTACGAAGCCCAAGGCTATTTCTTCTCCAGGGAAATACTAACCCGCTACTTTCTTTCTCTGAAAATCAAACCCTTTGTCATCCTTACTGGCATTTCCGGAACAGGGAAGACGAAGATCGCCCAGATTTTTGCGGAATACCTGTGCCAGGACGAGACGCCGGAGGAACGAGAAAAGCGTATCGCTTTTGTTCCAGTACGACCCGATTGGATGGATAACAAAGGGCTGCTTGGCTATTACAATCTCCTGGCTGAAGAATACCACGACACACCGGTCCTGCGCCTTCTACTCGAGGCGAAAGAGCATCCTGACAAACCTTATTTTATCATCCTCGATGAGATGAACCTGGCAAAGGTGGAACAGTATTTTTCCGATTTTCTAAGTATCATGGAGAGCCGCACTTCCGATAAACCTCAGGGGGAGGCGATTCATCTTCATTCCATAAAGGAGGCTAAGACGCAAGATGGATATCCAATTCCATCGAAGTTTCATATCCCACCTAATGTTTATTTTACGGGAACCGTCAATGTCGATGAATCCACCTATATGTTCAGCCCGAAGGTCCTGGACCGGGCGAATGTGATTGAATTCAACGAAGTTGATCTGGAAAATTATGAAAAAGGAATCATTGCATCGGACCGGTTTGCACTGAAGGAACAAGATGTACGGCAAAGGCTGCTTCCTGTTGCAAGCGAAACGCCATTCTGTTCCAAGACCGATTACATGGGCATCCTGAAAACGGCGCCCGAGACCAAAGATCATCTTTTGAAAATATCGGGTATTCTCCATCCCGACAACCTCCATTTCGGTTACCGTGTCGTCAACGAGATCAGCCGCTATATCCGTACTGCCTCTGAAATGGTGCAGGATTTCAATCTTGAAGAAGCCTTGGATATCCAGATCCTCCAGAAGATCCTTCCAAAATTCCACGGCACCCAGGCAAAGCTGGAAGAGCCGCTATGGAAGTTCCTTGCCATTTGCCAGGGCAAGGGGAGCGTACCCGATGAATTCTATCTGGAGAAAGCGGCAGCGTATGATGAAGGTGCATCTTTTCCCCGATCTGCCAAAAAACTGGCGCGAATGATTCAGAATCTGAAAGTCCAGGGTTACACAAGCTTTATTGAGTGA
- a CDS encoding DUF2357 domain-containing protein: MTVLHYSPKILMAIADALEFPSSEEEASSFICDEAAPLTLEEWKTYFVKFYGEQVPDFFPQSGVYTQRPFPGHLFEINFRDCVGLTRIGPVPVRVESRKISETAYEAMLDYIAEKYANLVFSFATPLGQSYRKDKAGHDIAYVEYLFLKKYLLDGSPNLDAIAALILSNPHHRLYREFRNNSIDAVTHFDPAMLVNMFSSPERFAILKHGHPLLATSCGRTIFHRTGQRLYPTEAIEERKHHTVDTNENRFVKYFLGSVQHRLVSLKKAMKGTTGGYLNPDIEDHLEQMERKTGHFLADPMWHDVGTMHLIPANSQVLQRREGYRQLFRLYSLMQLVSRCDFDTHDFRNLLETKDTPTLFEYWSFFIVKDILDNTRKPLSCKTVVSDAPLEQRVNPGICIQYEGGVSLWFNRTCAGSAGMQPSEKLDRHYFAHESYSHTFRPDIIVSKEDSILILDAKYKGERGGFYGEASDGTIQSWKDEDIDKMHTYREAIQNVIGAYILYPGEKAIVYPTHDAVETYEGVGALPLKPEAGARPVERHLEYIKRVIHDFIKET; encoded by the coding sequence ATGACTGTTCTTCACTATTCACCCAAAATCCTTATGGCTATTGCCGATGCTCTCGAGTTCCCGTCGTCGGAAGAGGAAGCCTCATCTTTTATCTGTGACGAGGCTGCACCCCTGACACTTGAGGAATGGAAGACCTATTTTGTTAAGTTTTATGGAGAGCAAGTCCCTGACTTTTTCCCACAATCCGGCGTCTATACCCAGCGGCCATTTCCCGGGCATCTCTTCGAGATCAATTTTCGCGATTGCGTCGGCCTGACACGCATCGGACCTGTTCCTGTCCGCGTGGAAAGCAGAAAAATCAGCGAAACAGCTTATGAGGCAATGTTAGACTATATCGCTGAAAAATACGCCAACCTTGTCTTCAGTTTTGCCACACCTCTCGGGCAAAGTTACCGGAAAGATAAAGCAGGGCACGATATAGCCTATGTGGAATATCTGTTTCTCAAGAAATATCTGCTGGACGGCTCTCCAAATCTGGATGCCATTGCCGCATTGATCCTGTCAAATCCCCATCACAGACTTTACAGGGAATTCCGGAATAATTCCATAGACGCAGTTACCCATTTCGATCCTGCAATGCTGGTAAATATGTTCTCTTCCCCCGAAAGATTCGCCATCCTGAAACATGGGCATCCCCTTCTTGCTACAAGTTGCGGTCGCACCATATTCCACAGGACAGGTCAACGGTTATACCCTACTGAAGCAATTGAGGAACGAAAACATCACACAGTGGACACCAACGAAAACCGATTCGTAAAGTATTTTCTGGGGTCGGTTCAACATAGACTGGTTAGCTTAAAAAAGGCAATGAAGGGGACAACAGGCGGTTATCTCAATCCTGATATAGAGGATCATTTAGAACAGATGGAAAGGAAGACCGGTCATTTCCTGGCTGACCCCATGTGGCATGATGTGGGCACAATGCATCTCATCCCGGCAAATTCCCAGGTGTTGCAGCGCCGGGAAGGTTATCGTCAGTTGTTTCGTCTGTATTCTCTAATGCAGCTTGTCTCTCGTTGTGATTTTGATACTCACGACTTCAGAAATCTTTTAGAAACAAAGGACACGCCAACCCTGTTTGAGTACTGGTCTTTCTTTATCGTCAAAGACATCCTCGACAACACAAGAAAACCCCTATCCTGCAAAACGGTGGTATCGGATGCACCTCTGGAACAACGGGTCAATCCGGGAATTTGCATCCAGTATGAAGGCGGCGTCTCATTATGGTTTAACAGGACCTGTGCCGGGTCTGCCGGTATGCAGCCAAGTGAGAAACTGGATAGACATTATTTTGCCCATGAGAGTTATTCCCATACATTCCGGCCGGACATTATCGTCTCCAAGGAGGATAGTATCCTCATTCTCGACGCAAAGTATAAAGGCGAGCGGGGCGGATTCTACGGCGAAGCCAGTGACGGAACTATTCAATCATGGAAGGATGAGGACATCGACAAGATGCATACCTACAGGGAAGCAATCCAGAATGTCATAGGCGCTTATATTCTCTATCCAGGAGAAAAAGCGATTGTTTACCCAACTCACGATGCGGTAGAAACATATGAAGGTGTCGGGGCTTTGCCATTAAAGCCTGAAGCAGGAGCACGCCCTGTTGAAAGACATTTAGAGTATATTAAGCGGGTAATTCACGATTTTATAAAAGAAACTTAA
- a CDS encoding DUF1016 N-terminal domain-containing protein, with protein MTKAIKKEPYSTLITDLASLIEQGRKVAVQYVNTALVSTYWLMGRRIVEYEQKGKERAEYGEALLKKLSIDLTHRFGKGWGLTNLKTFRQFYLTYSGVIQKSHTVCDQSISALTDEKSHTVCGELQPVPQTGHEISETLVRELPLSWSNYRLLIRLDEPFKREFYEAECIRI; from the coding sequence ATGACCAAAGCAATTAAGAAAGAACCCTATTCAACCCTCATCACCGACCTCGCCTCTCTTATTGAGCAGGGGCGCAAGGTTGCGGTACAGTACGTAAATACCGCTCTGGTTAGTACTTATTGGCTAATGGGCAGAAGGATTGTAGAGTATGAACAGAAGGGGAAAGAACGAGCGGAATATGGTGAGGCTCTCCTAAAGAAATTGTCTATTGATTTGACTCATCGGTTCGGTAAGGGTTGGGGATTAACTAATTTGAAAACCTTCCGCCAGTTTTACCTTACCTATTCGGGTGTTATTCAAAAAAGTCATACAGTGTGTGACCAATCGATTTCTGCATTAACCGATGAAAAAAGCCACACAGTGTGTGGCGAATTGCAGCCAGTTCCCCAGACAGGACATGAAATTTCCGAGACACTGGTTCGGGAATTACCTCTATCTTGGTCTAACTACCGTTTGCTTATTCGTCTTGATGAACCATTCAAACGAGAATTCTATGAGGCGGAGTGCATAAGAATTTAG
- a CDS encoding MTH1187 family thiamine-binding protein, which translates to MAIVEVSIVPIGVPNTSLSEYVANALKVLKNSGLKYDLTSMGTIIEGELERILSIIREMHETPFKKGVMRVVTTVKIDDRRDKPATSETKVESVVKKMG; encoded by the coding sequence ATGGCAATAGTTGAGGTAAGTATAGTGCCTATTGGTGTACCGAATACCAGCCTTAGTGAATATGTGGCAAATGCCCTAAAGGTACTTAAAAATTCTGGACTTAAATACGATTTGACCTCCATGGGCACCATCATCGAAGGAGAGCTTGAGAGGATTCTCAGCATAATCAGAGAGATGCACGAAACCCCTTTTAAAAAGGGCGTTATGCGTGTGGTTACAACAGTAAAAATCGACGACAGAAGGGATAAACCCGCTACCTCCGAAACAAAGGTGGAATCTGTAGTTAAGAAGATGGGATGA
- the amrS gene encoding AmmeMemoRadiSam system radical SAM enzyme, which translates to MKEAMLYDKLRDGKVKCNLCNHRCAIAPLKRGVCGVRENREGILYSLVYNKAISRNIDPIEKKPIFHLFPGSKSFSVATAGCNFKCLHCQNSDISQMPIDQDRILGRDFLPKEIVSEALQHKCKSISYTYTEPTIFFEYAYDTAELAHKQGIKNVFVTNGYMTKEALHTIRPYLDAANVDLKAFSDDFYKEICGAKLNSVLDSIRTLKEMRVWIEITTLIIPTLNDGEEELKGIAEFIREVGEDIPWHVSAFHPTYRLLDRPRTSAKMLHRAREIGMEVGLRYVYCGNIPGDEGENTYCYNCKKLLIQRYGYQILQNRVKDGLCPDCGVKVDGIGFG; encoded by the coding sequence ATGAAAGAAGCGATGTTGTATGATAAATTAAGAGACGGAAAGGTTAAGTGCAACCTGTGCAATCATAGATGCGCCATTGCTCCCTTAAAGAGGGGGGTATGTGGTGTGCGGGAGAACAGGGAAGGGATTCTCTATTCTCTTGTCTACAATAAGGCTATTTCAAGAAACATAGACCCTATAGAAAAGAAGCCTATCTTTCATCTCTTTCCCGGCTCGAAATCCTTCTCAGTAGCCACCGCAGGATGTAATTTCAAGTGTCTACACTGTCAGAATTCGGATATTTCCCAGATGCCCATAGATCAGGACCGAATTCTTGGCAGAGATTTTTTGCCCAAAGAGATCGTCTCTGAAGCCTTACAACACAAATGTAAAAGCATCTCATATACTTATACAGAACCCACCATATTCTTTGAATACGCTTACGATACTGCTGAGTTGGCTCATAAACAGGGGATAAAAAATGTGTTTGTTACCAATGGTTATATGACCAAAGAGGCGCTTCATACTATAAGACCATATCTGGATGCAGCGAATGTGGACCTTAAGGCATTTTCTGATGATTTCTATAAAGAGATTTGTGGTGCCAAACTGAACTCTGTGCTCGATTCCATAAGGACGTTGAAGGAGATGAGGGTTTGGATCGAGATTACCACCCTGATAATACCCACATTGAACGACGGTGAAGAGGAGCTTAAGGGTATTGCAGAATTTATCAGGGAAGTAGGGGAAGACATACCCTGGCATGTAAGTGCCTTCCATCCTACCTATAGGTTGCTTGACCGACCAAGAACATCTGCAAAAATGCTTCACAGGGCAAGGGAGATAGGCATGGAGGTTGGCTTAAGGTATGTCTATTGTGGTAACATTCCTGGAGATGAAGGGGAAAATACCTATTGTTATAACTGCAAGAAATTGCTGATACAAAGATATGGATACCAGATATTACAGAACAGAGTTAAGGATGGTCTCTGTCCGGATTGTGGGGTAAAGGTCGATGGAATTGGTTTTGGATAA
- a CDS encoding metal-dependent hydrolase: MANTIIKWLSHAFFSITTSRGKVILIDPWVDGNPLCPVKLDDITRADLILVTHDHFDHCGNAADISKKTGGVVIGQPETVGRLKTGLSLPEGNVIFGGFGMNIGGSATIDGISVTMTQAFHSSETGSPCGYIIKLENGLTIYHAGDTGIFASMKTLGDIYTIDIALLPIGSCFTMDPIQAAAALKLLRPRRVIPMHYKTFPILEQDASRFVDLAKKEAPAVELIVLEPGEEYVI; this comes from the coding sequence ATGGCAAATACTATTATTAAATGGTTGAGTCATGCTTTTTTTTCCATCACAACATCCAGGGGCAAAGTAATCTTAATAGATCCATGGGTAGACGGTAATCCATTGTGCCCTGTCAAGCTCGATGATATAACCAGGGCTGATCTTATTCTGGTTACCCATGACCATTTTGACCACTGTGGAAATGCGGCAGACATCTCTAAAAAAACCGGCGGGGTAGTGATAGGGCAGCCTGAGACGGTTGGAAGGCTAAAAACAGGGCTTTCTTTACCCGAGGGGAATGTAATATTTGGTGGCTTTGGAATGAATATAGGCGGGAGTGCGACTATAGACGGCATCTCCGTTACCATGACCCAAGCATTTCATTCATCTGAAACTGGTTCCCCATGTGGGTACATCATTAAATTGGAAAACGGGCTTACCATTTACCACGCAGGAGATACCGGTATCTTTGCAAGCATGAAGACTCTGGGAGATATCTATACTATTGATATAGCCCTGCTTCCTATAGGCAGCTGCTTCACCATGGATCCTATTCAGGCTGCTGCTGCCTTGAAACTCCTAAGACCCAGAAGAGTGATACCTATGCATTACAAGACCTTTCCTATCCTGGAGCAAGATGCCAGCAGGTTCGTTGATCTCGCAAAGAAGGAAGCACCTGCTGTTGAGTTAATAGTCCTTGAGCCTGGAGAGGAATACGTTATCTGA